A segment of the Alistipes communis genome:
TATATACTCACGGTAGATGTTCCTGTCACCAGCTTCCAGCTTCTTGATTAAGGTGCTTTTGGGGATTGTTTTGCTGCCTAACAGCTTCGCCGGTCCCACATTGTAAGCTAACGTGCCAAGCAAAATCGAATCAACCCCGAATTTACGGAACATGGCGACAAATTTGCGCAGGTCTTTCCGCAAAAGTTCATCCGCATCCCGTTTTGTCATGGTTCGTGCCGAATACTTCTCGTTTGGCAAAAGTTTGTGACCCCAACCGACGTATGGGTAGTGTTTTTCTGAGTGCCAGCCTTCAAAGTAGCGGCAGCATAAAAAAGCACGTTCCATAAGCGGCAGTCGGTAGATTGCCGCCTGCCCGTCCGTTCCCTCTTGGCGGCTGATCTGCGCGGACACAGAACAGACCGTCAGAAGTGAACAGAGCATTGTCATGAATACACGCATCATTTCAACAAGGGGCTGAAGTTGCCGATGGGAACGATGGTAAGATCGTCGTCCTTTACATTCCTGTTGTTGAAGTCAAATTCCAGTTCGTAGGAGTTGCTAAAGTTATCCTCCACCACCACGATGAAATTATGCGCCTCATCACCCGCCGCCGTGTAGTACAGGCGGAATTTTTCGTTCTCCAGCAGGTAGCGGTCGTTAGGCAGGAAGGTGATGCCGTTATCCATTTTGAGCGAGCCTTCCCCCTCGAACTGGAAATAGCGGATGGTATAGAGCGTACCCGAAAAGTCGCCCTCCTTTTTCAGTTCACAGCGGATTTCCACTGTCTGCCCCTTTACTACCTTGTTCGGCACGGGCATGACCTCCACCGTGAAGGGATAGGACTGCTGGATGTCCATGTCATCGTCACATGACACGAGGGTGAATGACATGGCGGCTATCAGGCATAACGCCACTGCCTTGAATATTGATGTTCTCTTGTTTCTGTTGTTCAGTATGTTCATTGTTCTTCGATTTTTAGATGGTTGTTTTTCTGTTTTTTCGTTGTCAGTTGCAGGTACTCGTTCAAGTCCTTGCAACCGTCATAGAGGGAGGAACGGTCGGTGACACGTTCCCCGTATCGCATGGTAAGTGCGGCAAGCGTCCGCCGTCCGGCTTCGTCACGGTCGAGGAAGCAGCCGATGCGCCCGTATCCGTCCAGCAATCCCGCCGCCTTCTCCACGTTGGCGACTGAGTTCAGCACAAGACAGTCAGCGTTACCGGTTACACCAAGCGTCACGGCAGAGAGAAAGTCCATGAAGCCCTCGAACACGAGGCACTCGTCAGCCGGGATGTCATTCGCCTTTACCAGTGATACAGACTTCGGAGGTATGCAACCCTTGAAATATCGGCTTCTGACTTCATAGCCACCTGCCATGTTCGGAAAGCCAACGGCAAAATACCGTTTTCCACGCACACCGTAGTTCAAGCGGCAGCAGTGACGGGATGCGATGGCGTAAGGGATGCCCCGTTCCTCTAAATACTCCGTCAGCAGTGAGCGGAGCAGCGGAGCGACCTCCACATCCTCAAAAACGGATTCGGTCGGCTTCGAGAGATAGACGGGCTTTTCCCATCCGGCAACCGTCATATTGGCGGCTTCCGCTATGAACTTCGCTTGCTTCATGAAGTCATCGCTTTGCAGAAACTCCCCGGCAAGCGTGAAGATGTCGCCGCCCTTGCCCAAACCGAAGTCGTACCAGAGCTGTTTCGCCACGTTCACACGGAAAGAGGATGTGCGCTCGCCCCTGTACGGGGCAAGATACCACAGCTCGTTACCGCTCCTTCTGACAGGCTCATGCCCCAGCCGTGCGAGAAAATCCGCAAGCGGCATCCTTCTGACAGCATCTATTTCCGTCCTTTCCATGCCCGTGTCAGTTGATGATGAACTTGATACCGACCCCGAACTGCGTGTGGAACTTCCGTGTGTCGCCACCCCAAAGGCAACGCTCCCGCAGGTTGGCAAGCAGGGCGATACGGTCTGCCACGTAACACTCCACATCGAGCGTCAGCGCACCGCCGTAGATGAAGGCGTCCCGGTCGTGCAGCGTGGAGCCGTCATGCAGCACCTTCTTCCCCCAATTTACCGCCTCATATCCGGCGAGAGCCGAAGCCCCGGCATAGACGAAAACAATCTTTCGGGCGTCCGACAGTATCTTGAAGTAATAGCCGCCCTCCGCCGTGAACTGCGCCACGGGTATCTTGGTGTCCTTGTAGGGATTGTTCTTCAACAGGTATTCGCCACCGAACACCCACTTGTTCCCCTTCTTCGTGTAGGTGGAGAGAGCCGCCCCGAAGCTGTACCCGCCGTCCTTGCCGCCGAGATTGAAGCCGTCCGCCATGTCCGCCCTCACCTCGATGCCCTGCATCTTCGGCAGACACCGCTGGGCGTGCGCCTGCCCTGTAAAAAGGGCAAGCGACGCGATGATTATTGCGATGTACTTTCTCATGGTCAGCGTACTTGAAGTTCGTTGATGGTACCCGCGCGTACCAAATCCTCGTTCTCAATCACGAAGGACTGGTGACGGCCGCCGTTCTTCTCGTTCAATTCCACCACGAGGCACTTGTCATCGGGGATGGTGAACTTCGCCATCGTGAAGACCGTGCGCTCGCTCTTTTTGCCCGGCACGAGGGTGGCGTAGTTCTGCGCGCGGAGCGGCAGAATAATCTGCTCCTGCACGGCAGTACGCTTCGCAACCTTCTTGTCCACGATTTTCCAAGTGATGTAGTCCACATCGAAAGGCACGTTGCTCTGGTTCTTTATCTCCGTGTGGAAATAAAGCAAGCCGTTGTGCGTGTAGATGCCTTTCAACAGGTATTGGATGCCGAAACGCTTGCAGCCGATATGCTTCACCTCGCGCTTGTTCTGTTTGTGGATGGACTTCATGATAAGGCGCACCAGCATCGGGCTTTCGCTGCCCAGCTCTTTCAGATAGATTTCCTGCGCGTTGTTCGGGCGGTTCACCGTGCTGCCGTCATGGATGAAGTCGCACATCTCCACGTTGAGCAACAGCGGTTCGGCGGCGTACTTCACGTTGAAGGTGTAGAAACTGCCGTCCTCCGTGATGACGGACATATTCGTTTCGTTGGGAAAATTCCTTACGGTAGCCTTCACACGGATGATGTTCTCCGCTCCGTCGGCTTTCCCGGCAATCAGGTCGGGCGAGCCTAAATCGACATAGCGCACCTCCGCCGGAAAAATGACGTGGACGGTCTTGTCGTAGGTCACTTCCAGACCGTGCGGCGGTATCATGCGGTCGAAGGTCAGCTTGCGTGACAGCCCGTGATATAGGTCGCCGTCCGCCTCCTTCTGCGGATAGACCTCCTTCGTCAAGGTCGGTTGTTCACTTCCGTTGGTCGTTTCAACGGTTACATTCTCCTGCGCGTTGGCAGTTATGATGCCCATAGCGAGGGCAAACATGATGATTACTTTTCTCATTACTTTTGGATTTTAGTGGTAATTTTTATTGTTTTCAATATTTTTCTTGGTAAAGCATGACCCTGTACCCGGCTTTCAGATGCACCTTGACGGTTCGCATCTTTTTGGCGATGTACTGGCTCGTGCCTTGTATCAGCCCCTTGCCCAAGTCGGAGGCGAGCTGCGCCCCGGCATTGGTGGAGATGTTGATGCTGCTTCCCAGCGAGCCGCCCATGTTGGCGGCGACCTCCCGGACGGCGTTCATCTCCATCGAGTTCGGGATGAAGATGCCGGGCTGTCCGTCCGTGTCATAGACCGCAAGCTCCACGGGGATAATCGTGCCGTCGTATTCCAGCGAGGTAATCTCGATGTCGAGCCGCTCACCCTGTATCTTGCCCGTGCCGACCACCACCGCACCCCGGGGTATTGTCCTGCCTGCCACCGCCATAGGCTCCAGCAGGCGCAGCCTTACCGTCTGCCCGTCCGTCACGCTCTGCGCCCCATGCACGCACGCCGGTATGGTGTTCCTGTCCAATACCTCCGCCGTGCCGACAGCCGTGTTGAAACCCCGGTTGCGTTCCTGCGATAAGGCGGCGACAAACTCCGCGTTACTCATAGGCTGTGAGAGTGAAGAAACTACTTGATGCTCCACCTGTCTGATAGGCATTGCCTTGTTCTTCTTCCCTTTCTGCACGGTAGTTGGCTCTGCCCTCTGTTCCGCCGATGGCTGTCCTCCGTTCTGACCGCCCATGTACTTTGCCGCCAGCTCGTAGGACTTCTCCATAAGAGCCACCTGCTCGTCCATAGAGGAAGCCTTGCCCCTCTCGCTTTCCAGTTCCGACTCCAGCGATGCGATGCGCTCCAACAATTCGTCCATCTCCGCATTGTCGTTTTTCGGCTGGTCGTAGAAGTTTCCGAGCGTGGCGTTCAGGTCACGGTAGGCGGCTGCGGAGGACTGGATGGTCTGCGGCGTGGCTGGCTTTGCCCTTTCTTCCTTGCCGCCCGGATTGGCGAGGTCGAAGTCCACTCCGTTCTCCGTTCCCGCTATCTCGCGGTCGAACATGTCGCCCAGCTGCCCGATGGCACGGTTGCGGCTCTCCTGACGCTCTTCCATCTCCCCATGCTCGTAGGCTTTCAGCTTGTCGCCGATAATCTGCCGGTTCGCCTTGTCAGCGTCGGGCATCTCGGTGTTGTATCCGTCCGTTCCCGGCGGTTGCTCCTTGCCGGAGGACGGGGCGAATATCAGCCACATCGCCCCGATGAACACCAACACCATAGCGGGCAGCACGATCATCTTCTGCCGTTTCAGCCGTTGCGCCTCTGTCAGCGGTTCGCGCTCCTTTTTCGGTTTCCCCGTTTCGGGAGCAGCTTTGTTCTCTTTCGTCGGTTCATTCTTTGTCTGTTCCATATAAATAAGGTGTTAAGTGATTGCCTGTTTCCGCCGGGGTCGGCAGTTCCACCCGTCCGGCGTGTCCCGTTTCCATATGTGAGCCGTCGTTCCTGCCGATGTCATAGACGGCTCTGCCGAAGGTGTAAAGGGCAAGCACCGCGAAGGCGGCGAACATCCCCAGCACGATGCGGCGGCGTGTTTCCGGCGGCAAGCCGTCCAGATACCCTTTGAGACTTGCCGCCAAGCGTTTCCGTTTGTCGTGGAGTTTCCAATACATGCCCCACATTGATTTTCTGATACTTTTCATGTCCTGTTACCGTTTGATAGTCTGTAAATCCTTGTTCTCAATGATGGTGAAACCCTCGATGGTAAAACCGTTCGGGTTGTCATCCGACCGCGATGCGTTCAGCAGGCGGCAGGTGGTCACGAGGCTGCGCTCGGTGACGTTGCTCTGCCGGATGATTTTCTGTGTGGCGTAGGTCACGGCACGGTAGGGATAGGCGTTGAAGTCGCACACCACGCTGTCCACCTTCAGCACTTGGTTGATGTTCCCGGCGATGATGCGGTTGTAGTACCCCTTCTCCGCGAAGTCCGAATAATAGTGGTACACGCTCTTGTCCGCCAGCAGCAAGGCACGTTTCACGTTGTGTTCAATCGCGCTTTTTTCAGGTGATAGCGTGAAGAACATCTCGTGGAAACGGCGCACATGTTCCCGTGCCTCCGCCGGGCGGTTCTGCGACAAATCCTGAGACAAGGCGAGCATCAGGCTCTTGCCGTTGTCCAGCACATAGATTTTCTCCCGTTGCTTCTCTGCGAAACGGTAGGAGTTCCACACGCTCCACACCGTCACCACGGCGCACAGCGAGAGGAAGACGATACCGAACAGGCGTATCTGCCTGAACGACGATTCGATGTTTCTAAGTGATTTGAATTCCATTTATATTTTCCAATTTATGATTGCACATTGATTATTTCAGCAATTTGCCGACACGTCCGACTGCGTTTCCTGCGGCTGCACCCGCCACGCTGCCCGCCATGCTTCCGGCTCGTCCCGCCATCTGGTTCACGTTGCGACCGTAACCGCCCATGCCTCCGGCTTGGATAATCCAGCCCGCAACGGTGGGAATGGTAAAGTAGCCGATGATGCCGATGCAGAGGAATACGATATACACCCCGTCGCTCGAATCCAGCGAGAAGTTCGGGTCTGCCTGCATCCGCTCGATGTCGTTTTGCAGCATCAGAACCTGTATCTTCGCCAGTATGGTGCTGAACATGTCCGATACCGGTAGCCACAGATAGACCTGTATATAGCGGCATATCCACTGCGTGAGCGTGTTTTGGAAACCGTCCCATACCGACAGGGCGAAGGCTATCGGACCGAGAATCGCCAGCACCACGAGAAAGAAGGTGCGGACGGTGTCTATCACGAGGGCGGCGGCTTGGAACAGCAGTTCGAGTATCTCGCGGAAGAAGTCGCGGATGCTCTTCTTCATGTTGTACATTCCCCGGTCGATATACATTCCCGCCATCGTCACCATGTCGGAGGGCGACCAGCCGAGTTCCTCCAGTTGCTTGTCAAATTCCTCGTTGGACACGAGGTAGGCGGTTTCGGGGTTGCGTACCATCGCCTCGTATTCCAGTTTGTCCTTCTGCTCCCGGTATCGGTTCATGTCCAGCGTTTCCGCCTCCAGCATCTTTGCCGTGCCCTGTACGACGGGTGAGAGGATGCTGTTTATCGTGCCCAGCACCACAGTCGGGAAGAACATGATGCACAGACCGATGGCAAAAGGACGGAGCATCGGGAATACGTCTATCGGTTCAGCTCTCGCCAGCGACTGCCATACCCGGTAGGCGACGTAGAACAGCGCACCCAGCCCGGCGATGCCTTTCGCCACACCAGCCATGTCCCCACACAGCGGCATCATCTGCTCATAAAGTGAACGTAAAATCTGATGAAGGTTGTCGAACTTCATAGGCTACCAGTATCTTTCGTTCATGTTCCCGTACAGCCCCATGATGCGGTCGAGGTCGTTCTTCTTTTTCGCACGCAGGTAACTCACGGAGATGTTCTTGTTCGTGTAGTAGCTCACGAGGTTGCGGTAACGCTTCATCTTCGAGTGGCAGCGTTCCACCACGTCCATGCGCTCCTTGTCGGTCATGGAGAGCGTGGTGATGTTCACCACGTTCCTGAGTTCCGTCAACACTTCGTTGCTTTCCTCCAGCAGTTTCGTGTAGCCGAAAGCGATTGCGGAAAGCTCTTCGGGTCTGAAATTCCCGTCACGGAGCATCCGTTGGAAACTGTTCACATAGATGTCTGTGATGTCGCCCACCATCAGGATGGTCTGCTGCACCTTGCGGGCGTCCTTGACCAGATTGTTCACCGATTTGAGGGCATCGTAATACTTCTTGCCCTGCTGATAGATTTTCACCGTCTCCTGAAAGTTGCTCACCATGTTCGTGGCGGTCTTGGAGGTATGGATGATGTTTTTGGAGGCATTGATGATGCCCTGCGCTAGATTGCCCGGATCGCTTACGACCCACTGTGCGCTTGCCCTGCCCGCGAAAAGCAGGCACAGGCAGATAATCATTGTTATTCTTGTTCTCATGTTACTTTGGATTTTAGTGGTTGTTATTCTTCGGTCGGATGTCCCGGCTGCGGCTTCACCCGCACATAGTCCCCGTTTGGCGAGAAAGTCAGCACATCCGTGGCCTCGTTGTAGGACACGTCGATGCGGAAGCCGGTGTTCATGAACAGGTTGCCGTTCTCCTCCTGCAAGAGATAGGTTTCCGGCTTGAGCTTGCGGCGCAGACCGCTACGACGGAACACCGTCACTTTGTAGGCTTCGCCCTCCTTGTAGATAAGCACGTCAGGTTTTCCCTCCACGCTCTCCCAGTTCCCGCACAGCATGTCGCGGCGGTTGTCGGCCACGTCGCAGGATTGCAGCATCATGACCGCCAATCCGATAAGGCACTTGCTGACTTGCAGCATTTTCACTTTTGGTAAATTCATACGCGTTTTTCTTTTTTGGTTGATACATTCTGTTTTTTAGTTATTCCTTGTTTCTCCGCCTTTCGGCAAGCTGCCGGATGGCGGCTTCGATGTCGTCGCCCAGCTTCTCCGCCAGACGGTAAACCTCCACTTTTTCCGTTTCCTCGGTGGTGTACGCGTAGGCTAAGCACCCAGCGCCTTGTCATATTTCTATGATAGGTTTCCGAGTACTCGCCTCCGAACCGGACTTACAAGTCTCCCTGTATCCGGCTCTCCACTAATTAATTCAGTCTGATTCTTCGGTCAGGGTCTATCTTTGCATGACACTTTGAGCAGACAGCCAAAGTTTTTCGTCTTCGGGCTATCATTCTCTTTTCCCAGTCGGATTTACCTTTCAAGTCTTTAAGTTTGCGAACGTGATGCATTTCGAGTTTATCGGTAGCACCGCATAATTCGCAGACTTGGAGTTTCAGCCTTTCCATAAGGCTGTTACGTCCACCTGTTATAGAAACTGTCCGTGGAATAGTGTCACAGTAAATATTACCTGCAACCTTTTTGCGTTTGAAACCATCATGATAGAATGATTGATAAAGTGTCTTACCCTTACTATTTTCATATGCCACTTGGAAAACCTTATTCTTTTTATATTTCAGAAGTATTTTCTTTACAGATGATTTGTATTTGTTCGCAAATACCTTATACATGCTGTATGACATAATGTGATAGAAAGAATTGATGACATAGCTATTATTGGCTATTGAGTAGTAATTATAGAACCCTCGGATTTCGGCATTGAACTGACTGACTATTTCCAAGTCATCCAAGTTCAGCATGTACGTTCTGACGATAGATTTCCAAACCTCTTTACCATTGACAACCGCTATTCTTGCGACCTTATAATCAAAGAGTTTCTTCCGCATCGTTTCAAAATTCAGATACAAGACAGGCTTGTGTCCGAATGCCCTAACCGTTCTACCGAACTTATCCTTGCGTAAATCATTACTCCTGCGGATAAATACGTCATATCCGAGAAATTTCGCTGGTTTTTGCGCATTGGTTATCAGCGTCTTTTCGTCTGACAGTTCCAGTTTAAGAGTTTCGTTCAAATAGTTCTTAATATCCTCTTTTACTGTTTTACAGTCTTCCAGACTACCGGTAATTCCAATCAGAAAATCATCTGCGTATCTCACATATTTTAACCGTTTGATACTGCTGTCCATTTCATTACGTGCCGGATAGTTGTTCCGTTCTTCTCGTAGCCGCTTAATTTCAGCGGTCATCTGTTCCCTTACCTTTACATCTTTCTCATTCTTTAGTTTCTTTGCCAGTCGGTATCTCCGCTGTTCGTATAGCTTGTATCGAGCATCGCCTTTTCTCGTTTTCCCTTTATTAAACCGATTGATGTATTCCTTGATGTACTTGTCGAACTTGTCAAGGTAGATATTAGCCAGTATTGGGCTGATAATCCCGCCTTGCGGAGTTCCACTGTACGTTCTATGAAATACCCAGTCTTCCACATATCCGGCATTCAGGAACTTTCTGATAAGCCGCAAAAATCTTTCGTCAGCGATACGTTCCCGAAGAATATTAATCAATACGTCATGATTGATATTGTCGAAGAATCCTTTAATATCGCCTTCAATAAACCATTTCACGGCAGTGAATGTCTTTTGTATATCTATAAGAGCAGTATGACAACTTCGTTTGGGACGAAACCCATGTGAAGTATGTTCAAAACTACCTTCATAGATTGCTTCAAGTATCATTCTAACTACTTCCTGTACCAGCTTATCATCAAAAGAGGGTATGCCAAGCGGACGTTTTTTCCCGTTTTTCTTAGGTATATACGTCCTTTTGGACGGGTTAGGCTGATAAGTCTCATTTTTTAGACTATCAATCAATTGTTCAACTCGGTCAATGCTCATTCCGTCAATGGTTTTACCATCAGCTCCTGCCGTCATGTTGCCTGTCTTGCTGTAAATATTCTGATAGGCTACATAAAACATTTCTTCGTTAAACAGCACTCTATACAGCCGCTCAAACTTATAGTTCAAGTTACCGCTGTGTTTACTCAGACTGTTCAACACATTTTCTGGATTTCTCATGTCTCTCACATCTTCCTTTAAATTGTTAAACTTAATTAGCTGCTCCCTTTCGCCATGTACAGGGCGTTACCCTGCTCAGACTACTATGGAAGCTCCGTTGCCATGCCGGATATTCAGGGGCAGACCCCATAGCCCTACAACTGGCTTTCCGGTTTAGGCAATCCCCGTTTAGAAATTTGACGACTATTTGGCTTGATAGATTGTCGGATACGACTTTCGTCCTTTACTACTTATGGTAGTTGCCTTGCGGTAAGTTTATGCTACTCCTGCTACCTCTCATCAGTGTAGTACCGCAACATGACGGCATAATTCCGAAGAATTATTCAACTGTCTTCCGTCATTGTCCAAGGATACGACTGCTCAGACTATCGTTCAACCAATACAGGCTTTATCCTCATATCTATCATTTTAACTTGCCATTCGGTCGCAGCCTGACAGTTGGCTGACTTATGGCTTTACCAGCGTGCTATGTTCCCTTGTGGGGTTTTCCCCTCCGGTTAGCGGTTGTTAATGGGCATTTTAAACACTTGCCCAGTCGCTTGCCAAAGCGACATTCGTCAAATTCCCTTTACGGGCGCACCAGATACTCTTCCGCGCTGACCTCCGTGGCATAGACCGCCGACTGCGTGCCGCCCAAGCCTATCCACACCTCCTTGTAGAGCCGTGAAGGGTTGTTCGCCATGTTGATGGAGAGTATCTGCGACTTCTCCTTTTCCGTCAGTCCGAGCAACGCCTGTATCTGGTCGAACTTGTTCATATATTTCCTTTGGTCAAGCAGGATTTTACAATCCGAGTTGTTGATAATGCTCTCTTTGACCACCGGAGAACTGATAATGTCGTCCACCTCCTGCGTCACCACGATTGCCTCGCCGTAATATTTTCTGACCGTCTTATACATATAGCGCAGATATTCAGCCATGTTCGCCGATGAGAGGGCCTTCCAAGCCTCTTCCACGATAAGCTGTTTCCGCACGCCTTTCAGCCGCCGCATCTTGTTGATGAAGGCTTCCATGATGATGATGGTCACGACGGGGAACAGTTCGCGGTTTTCTTTAATCGAATCTATCTCGAAGACGATGAACCGCTTGCCGAGCAGGTCGATGTTCTCCGTGGAGTTGAGCAGGAAATCGTAACGCCCGCCCCGGTAATACTGCCGCATGGTGGTGAGCATGTTGTCGATGTTGAAGTCGGACTTCTCCACCTTGATGTCACGCTGTGCCAGTTCCTTGCGGTAGTCGTCACGCATATACTCGTAGAAGGTGTTGAACGACGGCACGATGCTACGGTCGGATTGGATGCGCTCAATATAGGCACTCACGGCACTGCCCAGCTCGCCGCTCTCCGTCTTTGTCACCTTGTCGTCCTCCGACTTCCAGAGCGTCAGCAACAGGGTCTTGATGCTGTCCTTCTTCTCCACGTCGAAGATGTAATCGTCGGTGTAGAACGGGTTGAAGCTGATGGGCTTATCTTCCGTGTAGGTGAAATACACACCGTCCGCTCCGCCTGTCTTGCGTCGGATCATGCCGCACAAGCCCTGATAGGAGTTTCCCGTGTCCACCAATACCACATGTGCGCCTTGCTCATAATATTGGCGCACGAGGTGGTTCATGAAGAAAGACTTGCCGCTGCCCGAAGGACCCAGCACGAACTTGTTGCGGTTGGTCGTGATACCTCGCTTCATGGGCAGGTCGGAGATGTCAAGGTGCAGCGGTTTTCCCGTGAGCCTGTCCACCATCTTGATGCCGAAGGGCGAGAGCGAGCTGCGGTAGTTGGTTTCCTCTGTGAACAGGCACACCGCCTGTTCGATGAAGGTGTGGAAACTCTCTTCCGCCGGGAAGTCCGCCGCATTGCCGGGTATCGCCGCCCAGTAGAGTGTCGGGCAGTCGATGGTGTTGTGGCGCGGCACGCATTCCATGCTTGCCAACTGGCTGCCCACGTCGTTCTTGATATGCTTCAGTTCCTCCGCATCGTCGCTCCACGCCATGACGTTGAAGTGTGCCCGTACCGAGGTCA
Coding sequences within it:
- a CDS encoding glycoside hydrolase family protein, which translates into the protein MMRVFMTMLCSLLTVCSVSAQISRQEGTDGQAAIYRLPLMERAFLCCRYFEGWHSEKHYPYVGWGHKLLPNEKYSARTMTKRDADELLRKDLRKFVAMFRKFGVDSILLGTLAYNVGPAKLLGSKTIPKSTLIKKLEAGDRNIYREYIAFCNYKGKRHAMLLKRRKAEFALLYIP
- a CDS encoding DUF3872 domain-containing protein codes for the protein MNILNNRNKRTSIFKAVALCLIAAMSFTLVSCDDDMDIQQSYPFTVEVMPVPNKVVKGQTVEIRCELKKEGDFSGTLYTIRYFQFEGEGSLKMDNGITFLPNDRYLLENEKFRLYYTAAGDEAHNFIVVVEDNFSNSYELEFDFNNRNVKDDDLTIVPIGNFSPLLK
- a CDS encoding toprim domain-containing protein; protein product: MERTEIDAVRRMPLADFLARLGHEPVRRSGNELWYLAPYRGERTSSFRVNVAKQLWYDFGLGKGGDIFTLAGEFLQSDDFMKQAKFIAEAANMTVAGWEKPVYLSKPTESVFEDVEVAPLLRSLLTEYLEERGIPYAIASRHCCRLNYGVRGKRYFAVGFPNMAGGYEVRSRYFKGCIPPKSVSLVKANDIPADECLVFEGFMDFLSAVTLGVTGNADCLVLNSVANVEKAAGLLDGYGRIGCFLDRDEAGRRTLAALTMRYGERVTDRSSLYDGCKDLNEYLQLTTKKQKNNHLKIEEQ
- a CDS encoding conjugal transfer protein TraO; its protein translation is MRKYIAIIIASLALFTGQAHAQRCLPKMQGIEVRADMADGFNLGGKDGGYSFGAALSTYTKKGNKWVFGGEYLLKNNPYKDTKIPVAQFTAEGGYYFKILSDARKIVFVYAGASALAGYEAVNWGKKVLHDGSTLHDRDAFIYGGALTLDVECYVADRIALLANLRERCLWGGDTRKFHTQFGVGIKFIIN
- the traN gene encoding conjugative transposon protein TraN — protein: MRKVIIMFALAMGIITANAQENVTVETTNGSEQPTLTKEVYPQKEADGDLYHGLSRKLTFDRMIPPHGLEVTYDKTVHVIFPAEVRYVDLGSPDLIAGKADGAENIIRVKATVRNFPNETNMSVITEDGSFYTFNVKYAAEPLLLNVEMCDFIHDGSTVNRPNNAQEIYLKELGSESPMLVRLIMKSIHKQNKREVKHIGCKRFGIQYLLKGIYTHNGLLYFHTEIKNQSNVPFDVDYITWKIVDKKVAKRTAVQEQIILPLRAQNYATLVPGKKSERTVFTMAKFTIPDDKCLVVELNEKNGGRHQSFVIENEDLVRAGTINELQVR
- the traM gene encoding conjugative transposon protein TraM, producing the protein MEQTKNEPTKENKAAPETGKPKKEREPLTEAQRLKRQKMIVLPAMVLVFIGAMWLIFAPSSGKEQPPGTDGYNTEMPDADKANRQIIGDKLKAYEHGEMEERQESRNRAIGQLGDMFDREIAGTENGVDFDLANPGGKEERAKPATPQTIQSSAAAYRDLNATLGNFYDQPKNDNAEMDELLERIASLESELESERGKASSMDEQVALMEKSYELAAKYMGGQNGGQPSAEQRAEPTTVQKGKKNKAMPIRQVEHQVVSSLSQPMSNAEFVAALSQERNRGFNTAVGTAEVLDRNTIPACVHGAQSVTDGQTVRLRLLEPMAVAGRTIPRGAVVVGTGKIQGERLDIEITSLEYDGTIIPVELAVYDTDGQPGIFIPNSMEMNAVREVAANMGGSLGSSINISTNAGAQLASDLGKGLIQGTSQYIAKKMRTVKVHLKAGYRVMLYQEKY
- a CDS encoding TraL conjugative transposon family protein, giving the protein MWGMYWKLHDKRKRLAASLKGYLDGLPPETRRRIVLGMFAAFAVLALYTFGRAVYDIGRNDGSHMETGHAGRVELPTPAETGNHLTPYLYGTDKE
- the traK gene encoding conjugative transposon protein TraK, which encodes MEFKSLRNIESSFRQIRLFGIVFLSLCAVVTVWSVWNSYRFAEKQREKIYVLDNGKSLMLALSQDLSQNRPAEAREHVRRFHEMFFTLSPEKSAIEHNVKRALLLADKSVYHYYSDFAEKGYYNRIIAGNINQVLKVDSVVCDFNAYPYRAVTYATQKIIRQSNVTERSLVTTCRLLNASRSDDNPNGFTIEGFTIIENKDLQTIKR
- the traJ gene encoding conjugative transposon protein TraJ — its product is MKFDNLHQILRSLYEQMMPLCGDMAGVAKGIAGLGALFYVAYRVWQSLARAEPIDVFPMLRPFAIGLCIMFFPTVVLGTINSILSPVVQGTAKMLEAETLDMNRYREQKDKLEYEAMVRNPETAYLVSNEEFDKQLEELGWSPSDMVTMAGMYIDRGMYNMKKSIRDFFREILELLFQAAALVIDTVRTFFLVVLAILGPIAFALSVWDGFQNTLTQWICRYIQVYLWLPVSDMFSTILAKIQVLMLQNDIERMQADPNFSLDSSDGVYIVFLCIGIIGYFTIPTVAGWIIQAGGMGGYGRNVNQMAGRAGSMAGSVAGAAAGNAVGRVGKLLK
- a CDS encoding DUF4141 domain-containing protein, with amino-acid sequence MRTRITMIICLCLLFAGRASAQWVVSDPGNLAQGIINASKNIIHTSKTATNMVSNFQETVKIYQQGKKYYDALKSVNNLVKDARKVQQTILMVGDITDIYVNSFQRMLRDGNFRPEELSAIAFGYTKLLEESNEVLTELRNVVNITTLSMTDKERMDVVERCHSKMKRYRNLVSYYTNKNISVSYLRAKKKNDLDRIMGLYGNMNERYW
- a CDS encoding DUF3876 domain-containing protein; amino-acid sequence: MNLPKVKMLQVSKCLIGLAVMMLQSCDVADNRRDMLCGNWESVEGKPDVLIYKEGEAYKVTVFRRSGLRRKLKPETYLLQEENGNLFMNTGFRIDVSYNEATDVLTFSPNGDYVRVKPQPGHPTEE
- a CDS encoding reverse transcriptase domain-containing protein is translated as MRNPENVLNSLSKHSGNLNYKFERLYRVLFNEEMFYVAYQNIYSKTGNMTAGADGKTIDGMSIDRVEQLIDSLKNETYQPNPSKRTYIPKKNGKKRPLGIPSFDDKLVQEVVRMILEAIYEGSFEHTSHGFRPKRSCHTALIDIQKTFTAVKWFIEGDIKGFFDNINHDVLINILRERIADERFLRLIRKFLNAGYVEDWVFHRTYSGTPQGGIISPILANIYLDKFDKYIKEYINRFNKGKTRKGDARYKLYEQRRYRLAKKLKNEKDVKVREQMTAEIKRLREERNNYPARNEMDSSIKRLKYVRYADDFLIGITGSLEDCKTVKEDIKNYLNETLKLELSDEKTLITNAQKPAKFLGYDVFIRRSNDLRKDKFGRTVRAFGHKPVLYLNFETMRKKLFDYKVARIAVVNGKEVWKSIVRTYMLNLDDLEIVSQFNAEIRGFYNYYSIANNSYVINSFYHIMSYSMYKVFANKYKSSVKKILLKYKKNKVFQVAYENSKGKTLYQSFYHDGFKRKKVAGNIYCDTIPRTVSITGGRNSLMERLKLQVCELCGATDKLEMHHVRKLKDLKGKSDWEKRMIARRRKTLAVCSKCHAKIDPDRRIRLN